The following coding sequences lie in one Calypte anna isolate BGI_N300 chromosome 7, bCalAnn1_v1.p, whole genome shotgun sequence genomic window:
- the ATIC gene encoding bifunctional purine biosynthesis protein PURH, whose product MAARQQLALLSVSDKTNLVDFAKSLNALGLGLIASGGTANSLRDAGLPVRDVSDLTGFPEMLGGRVKTLHPAVHAGILARNIPEDNADMNKQDFSLVRVVVCNLYPFVKTVSSPGVTVPEAVEKIDIGGVALLRAAAKNHARVTVVCDPGDYSAVAKEMAASGDKDTSMETRRLLALKAFTHTAQYDAAISDYFRKEYSKGVSQLPLRYGMNPHQSPAQLYTIRSKLPLTVLNGSPGFINLCDALNAWQLVKELKQALGIPAAASFKHVSPAGAAVGIPLSEEEAKVCMVHDFHKTLTPLASAYARSRGADRMSSFGDFIALSDICDVATAKIISREVSDGVVAPGYEEEALKILSKKKNGGYCILQMDPHYEPDDTEIRTLYGLHLMQKRNDAVINPSLFKNIVTKNKNLPESAVRDLIVASIAVKYTQSNSVCYAKDGQVIGIGAGQQSRIHCTRLAGDKANNWWLRHHPHVLSMKFKAGVKRAEISNAIDQYVTGTIGEGEDLVKWQAMFEEVPAQLTEAEKKQWIAKMTAVSLSSDAFFPFRDNVDRAKRSGVQFIAAPSGSAADDIVIKACDELGITLIHTNLRLFHH is encoded by the exons CTTTGCTCAGTGTCTCTGACAAGACCAACCTGGTGGATTTCGCAAAAAGTCTGAATGCTCTTGGCCTGGGTTTGATTGCCTCTGGAGGAACAGCCAACTCCCTGAGAGATGCTGGCTTGCCTGTCAG AGATGTTTCAGACTTGACAGGGTTCCCTGAGATGTTGGGTGGACGTGTGAAAACCCTTCATCCTGCAGTCCATGCTG GCATCTTGGCTCGCAATATTCCAGAGGATAATGCTGATATGAACAAACAGGATTTCAGCCTCGTAAG AGTTGTGGTGTGTAACCTCTACCCCTTTGTGAAGACCGTGTCTTCTCCAGGTGTAACCGTACCAGAAGCAGTGGAAAAGATTGATATTG GAGGAGTTGCCTTGCTGCGGGCAGCTGCCAAGAACCACGCTCGTGTGACAGTTGTGTGTGACCCTGGAGATTACTCTGCAGTAGCCAAAGAGATGGCAGCATCAGGGGACAAAGACACCTCCATGGAAACCAGGCGTCTCCTTGCACTGAAG GCTTTCACCCACACCGCTCAATATGATGCAGCCATCTCTGACTACTTTAGGAAAGAGTACAGCAAGGGGGTGTCCCAGCTGCCCCTGAGATATGGCATGAATCCTCACCAGAGTCCTGCACAGCTCTACACAATAAGATCCAAACTTCCCCTAACAG TGCTGAATGGCTCTCCAGGGTTCATCAACCTGTGTGATGCTCTTAATGCCTGGCAGCTGGTGAAGGAACTCAAGCAGGCATTGggcatccctgctgcagcctccttcAAGCATGTCAGTCCTGCAG GTGCTGCTGTTGGAATACCTCTCAGTGAGGAGGAGGCAAAAGTCTGCATGGTTCACGACTTCCACAAGACTCTAACACCCTTAGCTTCTGCCTATGCACGGAGCAGAG GTGCTGATCGGATGTCTTCTTTTGGTGACTTTATTGCCCTGTCTGATATCTGTGATGTTGCTACTGCCAAGATTATTTCCAGAGAG GTATCTGATGGTGTGGTAGCTCCTGGCTATGAGGAAGAAGCTCTCAAAATCCTTTCCAAAAAGAAGAATGGTGGCTACTGTATCCTTCAG ATGGATCCCCATTATGAGCCAGATGACACTGAGATTCGAACCCTCTATGGATTGCATCTCATGCAGAAGAGGAATGATGCAGTCATCAACCCATCACTGTTCAAGAACATTgttacaaagaataaaaat CTGCCCGAGTCCGCTGTCCGAGACCTGATTGTTGCCAGCATTGCTGTCAAATACACCCAGTCCAACTCCGTCTGCTATGCCAAGGATGGCCAG GTCATAGGTATTGGAGCAGGTCAGCAGTCCCGGATCCACTGCACACGTCTGGCTGGGGATAAGGCAAACAACTGGTGGCTCCGGCACCACCCACATGTGCTCTCCATGAAGTTCAAAGCAGGTGTGAAGAGAGCAGAGATCTCCAATGCCATTGATCAGTATGTCACTGGGACCATTGGTGAG GGTGAAGACCTGGTGAAATGGCAGGCAATGTTTGAGGAGGTGCCTGCACAGCTAACGGAGGCTGAGAAGAAGCAGTGGATTGCCAAGATGACTGCTGTCTCCCTCAGCTCTGATGCCTTCTTCCCTTTTAGGGATAATGTTGACAGAGCTAAACGG AGTGGAGTGCAGTTCATTGCTGCCCCATCTGGCTCTGCTGCCGACGACATTGTGATCAAAGCTTGTGATGAGCTGGGGATAACTCTCATCCACACCAATCTTCGGCTCTTTCATCACTGA